Proteins found in one Mytilus edulis chromosome 2, xbMytEdul2.2, whole genome shotgun sequence genomic segment:
- the LOC139510903 gene encoding uncharacterized protein F54H12.2-like, whose protein sequence is MDASFKLCVQKPNAGVLMAHSKLLKDSSAIYPYISSSFKIASVPKGEYSHSQNNLFMGEVPSQLIVFLVSSAAYEGDYKRSSYHFPAFDCNFIALYVDGQSYPAKPLQPNFLGHNVVEAYRTLTAIRKDVDISLSDYTGGYAIYVLNVDENVDFNTKRRGDCRLEFRFGTALSESVTILMYGKFPRILQIDESRSVLLQ, encoded by the coding sequence ATGGATGCTAGTTTCAAGTTGTGCGTACAGAAACCTAACGCAGGAGTGTTAATGGCTCATAGTAAACTGTTAAAAGACTCTTCCGCTATTTATCCATACATAAGCAGTAGTTTCAAGATCGCATCGGTACCCAAGGGAGAATACAGTCATAGTCAAAACAATCTGTTTATGGGAGAAGTTCCGTCGCAATTAATTGTGTTCCTCGTCAGCAGTGCAGCCTATGAAGGAGATTATAAGAGGTCATCGTATCATTTTCCAGCGTTTGATTGCAATTTCATAGCTCTGTATGTAGACGGACAATCGTATCCGGCAAAACCTCTTCAACCTAATTTCCTCGGACATAACGTGGTGGAAGCATATAGGACCTTGACGGCGATACGAAAGGATGTAGATATTTCTCTAAGTGATTATACAGGTGGATATGCTATTTATGTATTAAACGTCGACGAAAACGTAGATTTTAATACCAAGCGAAGGGGAGATTGTAGGCTCGAGTTCAGATTTGGAACTGCCTTATCAGAAAGTGTAACTATACTGATGTATGGAAAGTTTCCGAGGATTTTACAGATCGACGAATCCAGGAGTGTGTTGTTACAATGA